Genomic window (Nitrospirales bacterium LBB_01):
TTATTATGACATCGTAAATAATGTAAGCCGAGAAAAGACAATACACCCTTGCCAATTACCGTCAGTGTTGATAGAAAAGCTTATAAAGGTATCTACGAAGCTTGGGGATGTGGTTTTAGTGCCTTTTGCCGGTGCTGGGAGTGAAGTGCTGGTGGCGAAGAGGTTGGGCAGGAGATTTATAGCGGCGGAGGTTGAGGAGTTGTATGTAAAGGTGATTATGGAGAGGTTAAAAAAGGTAGATTTTTAGTAAGTAGCCTATTTGAGGTTATTTTCTTAGTAAAAACAAATAGGTGTAAGACAAAAATCCCTTCCACAGTGTAATAATTTCATTTTCATTTTATTATGTTATAATTGTTTAGTGACTGAGGTTACGTTTGTTTCACTGTGGGGGTTTTATGAGAGATGAGGAGAAGACAAAAGAACAGCTCATTGAAGAACTAGAGCAATTACGATCTGTAAAACACAGTAACTCTAACAATGATTTTATAAATGCGGCGATATTGGAACTTATCGCTACTGGCGTTTGGGTTGCTGATGAGAATGATATTATTTGTTATGCCAACGAAGGAATGAGCAATATTGCTGGTGTTCCTGTAAGTGATATCACAGGCAAACACGTCTTAACTGACTTTCCTGAAAAAACGCTACGCTTTTTTAGACCTTTTTATCTCAAAGCAAAACAAGAACTATCTGTAGTACCTTATAATGATATACCAATTCAAACTCCTTCTTTAAAACCTACCTATCAATCTGGCAGATTGAAACCATTAGTGATTAATAATTTATATAAAGGCATGATTTGCATAGTTGATGATGTGACTGAGCATAAAAAAGCACAGGATGATATTGTGCAAAACAAGTTATTTCTGGAGGCTGTGCTGGATTGCATAGAGGATGGAATAGTAGCGTGTGACGGCGATGGTGTTTTAAAACTTTTTAACAGAGCAACTCAGAAGTTTCACGGGCTGCCGGTACAACCTTTATTGCCTGATAAGTGGGCTGACTACTACGATCTGTATCATGATGATGGAAAAACAAGAATGTCCATGGAAGAAGTCCCATTGTACCGAACACTTAAAGGCGAAGATATAACAAATGTTGAGATGATCATAGCACCAAAAAATGCTCCTTCATATATCATATCAGCAACTGGAAGAGTTCTTAGAGATACTAATGGAAATAATATCGGCGCAGTAGCTTCGATGCATGATATTACAGAAAAGAAAAAAGCAGAAAATGACTTAATAGAAGCCTATAAAAAGTTAGAAAAACTTCAAATAATGCTGACCGAGGATTTAAGACTTCAAAGCGAAATCATGTCTAATATGGCTGAGGGAGTAATCCTTATCAAGGCAAATGATGGAAACATTGTATATTGCAATCCAAAATTTGAACAGATGTTTGGTTATAATAATGGCGAGTTAATCGGTAAACATATATCTATAGTTAATGTTCCTACAAAAAAAACATCAGAAGAAACATCGCAGGAAATTATCGAAACATTAAATAAAAACGGATACTGGCACGGTGAATTACAAAATATAAAAAAGACAGGTGAACATTTTTGGTGCTTTGCAACCGTATCAACTTTTAATCACCATAGTCACGGCAAAGTGTGGGTATCAGTACACACTGATATTACAGAGCGCAAAAAATATCAGGAGGATCTAAATAGATTTTTTAACATTTCAATAGCTATGTTATGTATCGCTGATATCAACGGATATTTTAAAGTAATTAGTCCGTCTTGGGCAAAAACGCTCGGTTATACTGAAGATGAGTTAAAATCTAAACCTTTTATTGAATTTGTACATCCTGACGACGTTGAAAAAACATTGAATGAAGTCAGGAAACTCTCTCATGGAGTTCCAACCATATATTTTGTGAACAGGTATTTATGTAAGGATGGTACATATAAGCATATAGCATGGACATCGGCACCGGTTCCTGATGAGGGCATAACGTATGCCACTGCTTATGATATAACTCAACAAAAGATGTTTGAGGCGGCTGTTGAGTTAGAAAGAGACAAACTCAAGGGAATATTGGACATTATGGAGGATGGCGTATATATAGTAACCAAGGATCATGATATAGAGTTTATTAACAAGGCCTTAGCAAATGAGTTCGGGGAGGTAAACGGACGTAAGTGCTACGAATATTTTCACGACAAAACCGAACAATGTTCATGGTGCAAAAATGATGATGTGTTTTCCGGTAAAAGTGTTTCGTGGGAATGGCATTCATCAAAAAACAACAAGACATATTCGCTATTTGGTACTCCACTTAAAAACGTTGACGGTTCAGTGTATAAGTTTGAGATATTTCACGACATTTCAGATATTAAAAAAGCTCAGGCAACAATGAAAAAAGAACTTGATTTTCAAACAGCAATTGCAGAACTATCTGAAGCTCTGCTTTCACATGATAAGGATATAGTTGATATTGCTAATATAGTGAATAGACAGGCTACAAAATTGACAGACAGCGCTCAAGGATTTGTAACTGAGATAGACAGAAATACGGGAGAAGACATCGGGCATAATTTTACAGAGATAATGGTGGATGGACAATGTAATGTTGATACGAGAAACCAAAGAATTTCATTTCATAAAGGACAGGATGGTTATAATGCGCTTTGGGGCCACGCTTTAAATATTAAACAAGGTTTTTACACCAATGACCCTCAAAAGCATCCTGCATACAAAGGCTGCATCCCTTCTAATCATGTTACGTTATCAAGGTATATGGCAGTCCCAGCAATTATAGGGGGCAGACTAATAGGTCAGATTGCTGTGGCAAATGCAGAAAGAGATTATACAGATGAAGATTTAAACATTATAAAACGCCTTACCTCGATTTATGCTTTAGCTGTGGAGCGTAAGAGAATGGATGAAGCACTACGCCTTGAGATAGTTGCTCGTCAAAAAACAGAGACTTTGTTAAAGGAAAGAGAATTTGATGTAATAGAAGCACAAGGTAAAGCACACTTTGGTGTTTGGACCTATGATCCTGTAAGTCAGCAACCAACATGGTCATTAGAAATGTTTAATATATGGGGTAGAGATACTAAACTTGGTCCACCACACTACTCTGAGCATATAAAATATATCCATCCTGATGATTATCAACGTTTTGATGATGCGGTAAGAGAAGCAGTAGAATTTGGTAAACCTTACAATTTAGAACTACGTCTTTGCCATCCTGACAATAATGAAAGGATAGTTATAACTATCTGTGAGCCTATTTTGGATGCTGAGGGTAAGGTAGTGAAGCTGAGAGGGTCAAATCTGGACATAACAGACCGAAAACAAATGGAAGATGAACTGATAAGATTAAATATCAACCTTGAAAGTGCGGTAGTTGAAGAAACTCAAAAAAGAAGATTAAATGAGCAAATGTTGATCCAACAATCTAAAATGGCTTCAATGGGAGAGATGATAGGATTAATAGCCCACCAATGGAAACAGCCAATCAACGCTATAGGACTAAATGTGCAGGATCTGCAAGAGAGTTACACCTATGGCGAGGTTGATGATAAATACATCGGAAATTTAGTAGGTTCCACGATGCAGCAGATAGATTTTATGGCAAAGACAATAGATGATTTCAGAAACTTCTTTATTCCCTCAAAGAAGAAAGTGCTGTTTGATGTGAAAAAGGCTATAGAAGAACTACTCTCAATGTTTATAAATGTTTTTAGTAAAAGCGATATAGATGTTTCTGTAAAAAGTGATATAGATACCGTACTACTTACTGATGGCTACCCTAGTGAGTTTAAACAAGTGATCCTCAATATTCTGAATAACTCAAAGGATGCTATTGTCTCAAAAAGGAAAATAACTCCTGAGTTACAAGGGCGCATAGAAATTAATATTAACAATAATGAAGACAAATCCAAAGTCATAGTTTCAATAAAAGACAATGGCGGCGGAATTCCCGAAGAGGTTATAGGTAAAATATTTGAGCCATATTTTACTACTAAAGAGAAGGAAGGCACAGGGATTGGGCTTTACATGTCTAAAACAATAATAGAGACTAACATGGGCGGCAGTGTGACAGTACAGAATGTGGATGGCGGCGCTGAGTTTTTAATTAGTTTAGACGCATTTAAAACTTAGAGAGGGGAGCTTTAGTTGTATGGAAAACAAAGACAAGACTAAAGAGCAGCTAATAGATAGGGTAGCAGAGCTGGAACATCTTTTAGATAAATGCAGGAAAGAAGAGCAACATAGCCATAAGAAAACGAAATCCCTTTTAATTTCTGCTCTGGAATCAACTACCGATGGTATTCTTGTTGTGGGCAGAAAAGGAAATGTAACGTACTTTAATCAGAAATTTGTAGAGATGTGGCAAATACCGGATTCCTTATTGTCCACCAAGGATGACACCAAACTTATCTCTTATACGCTTGAACAGTTGAGTGAGCCGGAGGAATTTCTCAAAAAAGTAAATACACTCTACGATAACCCATTAGAATCGAGTTTTGATACTATTGAATTTAAGAATGGAAGGATTTTTGAACGATTCTCACAGCCGCAAAAAATGGACGATGATATAATTGGAAGAGTATGGAGTTTTCGTGATGTAACGATACATAAATCGGCACAGCGTAAACTTCAAAGTAGTGAGAAGAGATATCGCCGTTTGGTTGAACTGCACCACGCCGGCATATGTGTCTTTGATAAAGATGGTTCTGCTGTATATGTAAATCCAGCGATGGCAAATATGCTGGGGTACAATGCTGAGGAAATAATTGGGCATAAGGCACAGGAATTTTTAGAGGAATCGGATATTCCTTTATTGGTTGATGTCAGAAAAAGATTACGTGAGGGGAAGCACGAGAATTTGGAGTTTAAGTTTACTAAAAAAGACGGCACTAAACTATATACAATGGCAGACTTGTCACCCATGTTTGATGAGTTTGGGGTATATGAGGGAACAACAGCAGGGGTTGTCGATATAACAGAAAAGAGGTTTATTGAACAAGAACTGCGACATTCTCAGAAGATGGAATCAATCGGACAGCTTGCCGGAGGCGTTGCTCACGATTTTAATAATATAATATCTTCAATTATAAACTATGTATATTTGATAAAAAGAAAACTAAATGACATAACAAAAGATGAATTAAAAGACTTTGTAGATGAGATACAAGCATCGGCAGACAGAGCGTCAAATCTTACAAAAAGTTTATTGGTATTTAGCAGAAAACATGCCTTTGAGTTTAATACTGTAAATCTTACGGAAATTGTTTCAAACCTAAAAGATTTCTTGATTAATCTGATAGGTGAAGATATCGAATTAAATATCGGTATAAATGAAAAAGATTTACCAATATATGGCGATAGAAATCAGATAGAAATGATGCTCATTAACTTAGCCGCCAATGCTCGTGATGCAATTGGTAACTGTGGGAAATTGAACATTAATTTAAGAAGAGTAAAATCAGACGAAAAGTTTATAAACCTAATGAGTGTGGAAAAAACCAAAGAATATGCTTTGCTCAGTGTTGC
Coding sequences:
- a CDS encoding PAS domain S-box protein; the protein is MRDEEKTKEQLIEELEQLRSVKHSNSNNDFINAAILELIATGVWVADENDIICYANEGMSNIAGVPVSDITGKHVLTDFPEKTLRFFRPFYLKAKQELSVVPYNDIPIQTPSLKPTYQSGRLKPLVINNLYKGMICIVDDVTEHKKAQDDIVQNKLFLEAVLDCIEDGIVACDGDGVLKLFNRATQKFHGLPVQPLLPDKWADYYDLYHDDGKTRMSMEEVPLYRTLKGEDITNVEMIIAPKNAPSYIISATGRVLRDTNGNNIGAVASMHDITEKKKAENDLIEAYKKLEKLQIMLTEDLRLQSEIMSNMAEGVILIKANDGNIVYCNPKFEQMFGYNNGELIGKHISIVNVPTKKTSEETSQEIIETLNKNGYWHGELQNIKKTGEHFWCFATVSTFNHHSHGKVWVSVHTDITERKKYQEDLNRFFNISIAMLCIADINGYFKVISPSWAKTLGYTEDELKSKPFIEFVHPDDVEKTLNEVRKLSHGVPTIYFVNRYLCKDGTYKHIAWTSAPVPDEGITYATAYDITQQKMFEAAVELERDKLKGILDIMEDGVYIVTKDHDIEFINKALANEFGEVNGRKCYEYFHDKTEQCSWCKNDDVFSGKSVSWEWHSSKNNKTYSLFGTPLKNVDGSVYKFEIFHDISDIKKAQATMKKELDFQTAIAELSEALLSHDKDIVDIANIVNRQATKLTDSAQGFVTEIDRNTGEDIGHNFTEIMVDGQCNVDTRNQRISFHKGQDGYNALWGHALNIKQGFYTNDPQKHPAYKGCIPSNHVTLSRYMAVPAIIGGRLIGQIAVANAERDYTDEDLNIIKRLTSIYALAVERKRMDEALRLEIVARQKTETLLKEREFDVIEAQGKAHFGVWTYDPVSQQPTWSLEMFNIWGRDTKLGPPHYSEHIKYIHPDDYQRFDDAVREAVEFGKPYNLELRLCHPDNNERIVITICEPILDAEGKVVKLRGSNLDITDRKQMEDELIRLNINLESAVVEETQKRRLNEQMLIQQSKMASMGEMIGLIAHQWKQPINAIGLNVQDLQESYTYGEVDDKYIGNLVGSTMQQIDFMAKTIDDFRNFFIPSKKKVLFDVKKAIEELLSMFINVFSKSDIDVSVKSDIDTVLLTDGYPSEFKQVILNILNNSKDAIVSKRKITPELQGRIEININNNEDKSKVIVSIKDNGGGIPEEVIGKIFEPYFTTKEKEGTGIGLYMSKTIIETNMGGSVTVQNVDGGAEFLISLDAFKT
- a CDS encoding PAS domain S-box protein, which gives rise to MENKDKTKEQLIDRVAELEHLLDKCRKEEQHSHKKTKSLLISALESTTDGILVVGRKGNVTYFNQKFVEMWQIPDSLLSTKDDTKLISYTLEQLSEPEEFLKKVNTLYDNPLESSFDTIEFKNGRIFERFSQPQKMDDDIIGRVWSFRDVTIHKSAQRKLQSSEKRYRRLVELHHAGICVFDKDGSAVYVNPAMANMLGYNAEEIIGHKAQEFLEESDIPLLVDVRKRLREGKHENLEFKFTKKDGTKLYTMADLSPMFDEFGVYEGTTAGVVDITEKRFIEQELRHSQKMESIGQLAGGVAHDFNNIISSIINYVYLIKRKLNDITKDELKDFVDEIQASADRASNLTKSLLVFSRKHAFEFNTVNLTEIVSNLKDFLINLIGEDIELNIGINEKDLPIYGDRNQIEMMLINLAANARDAIGNCGKLNINLRRVKSDEKFINLMSVEKTKEYALLSVADTGTGMDTEILKNIFDPFFTTKEVGKGTGLGLSTVYGIVKQHKGYIDVQSELGIGTTFSIYLPLTDNFITDAEPLLSGETEYEHGRGLILLAEDDESLREITSRVLTRVGYQVITAGDGQEAVNLYSEHKVDLIIMDIIMPKMNGKAAYDSIIKMNKDAKVIFVSGYTDVFLEDKLIKEEEFNYITKPISTVKLLSKVKEMIDC